ATCTGCGGCGCCCCAACCGTTCGCTGGACTCGATGCCTTTGCGCGCGATCCGGACTCCGATGCGCTTGCCGCGCAGCCATTTCCGCAGGCTGGCGTGGTCGTAGGCTTTGTCTGCGTGTAGGCGTTGGGGCTTGAAGTAGCGGCCTCGGTAGGGGTCGTGTCTCGTTTGGTGACCCTCGATCATGGGCTTCAGCCCTTCGCTGTCGTGGGTGTTACCGGCTGAGATGCCGACGAGGAGGGGCAGTCCGTTCGCGTCCGACAGGACGTGCATCTTGGAGCCCGGCCTGCCCCGGTCCACGGGGCTCGGGCCTGTGTGTTCGCCCCTTTTTTAGCCCTGACGTGGGCGGTGTCGAGGACGACGCGGGTGACATCGATGAGTCCGGCGTCGTCGAGGCGGTGCAGCACGGCTTCGTGCAGGCGGCCCCAGACGCCGACTCTCGACCAGATCAGGAACCGGCGGTGGGCGGTCGACTTCGATATCCCGAAGCAGGGCGGCGAGCGCGGTGACCGAGCGGGTACGACGGCTGGAGGAGGCCGGCGTCATCCAGGGGTACGCGGCCGTCGTGGACCCCGAGCGGCTCGGGCTGCCGATCCTGGCGTTCGTGCGGCTGCGCTACCCCAACGGCCACTACAAGCCGTTCCACGACCTGGTGGCGGTCACGCCCGAGATCCTGGAGGCGCACCATGTGACGGGCGACGACTGCTTCGTCATCAAGGTCGCCGCCCGCTTCATGCGCCACCTGGAGGAGGTGTCGGGCCGGATCGGCACCCTGGGCTCGGTCACCACCAGCGTCGTCTACTCCTCCCCGCTCCCCCGCCGGCCGCTGGGTCACTGAACGCGGGTCGCTGAAGACGGCTCACTGAACGCGGCTCACCGACCGCGCTGACGCACCGTCGACCCCGATCTGCCCTTGACGACCTCCAGCTGTGCGTGGATCCGCCGCCGCAGATCGGCCACATGGCTGACGATGCCGACGCTGCGGTCCCGTTCCCGCAGCGAGTCGAGGACGTCGAGGACCTCGTCGAGGGTCTGGTCGTCGAGGCTGCCGAATCCCTCGTCGATGAAGAGGGTGTCCAGCCGGACCCCGCCCGCCTCGTCGGTGACCACGTCGGCCAGGCCGAGGGCGAGGGCGAGGGAGGCGAAGAAGGTCTCGCCGCCCGACAGCGTGGCCGTGTCCCGCTCCCGTCCGGTCCAGGCGTCGACGACGTGCAGCCCGAGCCCGCTGCGGCCGCGTCCGGCCCGGTCGTCGGAGTGGACCAGGGTGTACCGCCCCGAGGACATGCGCTGCAGGCGTGCGGTCGCGGCGGCGGCGACCTGTTCGAGGCGGGCCGCCAGGACGTACGCCTCCAGGCGCATCTTGCGCTCGTTGTCGGCCGAGGTGCCCGCGGTGAGACCGGCCAGGCGGGCCACCCGGTCGTACTCGTCGCGCAGCGGCGCGAGCCGTCGTACGCCGTCGGACGCGTGCGCGGAGAGGCGGTCGAGCTCGGTGCAGCGGCCGGCGGCCGCGTCCCGCGCGGAGGCGGCGGCGCGAAGGCGTGCGGCCGCCGTGGTCGCCGACGCCTCGGCCGCGGCGAGGTCGGCGGGCGGCTGCCGGGCCGCGGCCACCGTGTCCGGCTCGGCGAGGACGGCGCGTACGGCGGCCTCCTCGGACTGCCAGGCGTCGAGCCGTCGTTGCAGCTCGCGGTGGGCGGTGTCGTCGAGGAGGGCGTCCGCGGCGGCCTGCGGGGTGTCGAAACCGGCCCGGAACGCGGCCTCGTCGAGGCGTCCGTCCGCGGCCTTGAGGCGCTCGGCGCTCTCCTCGGTTACCCGGGCGGTGTCGGCCGCATCGGTGAGCAGGGCGGTCTGCCGCTCCAGCCGGGAGACGCGCGCGGCCACGCTCGCCGCCGTGCCGCGCGCCTGCGCCAACTCGTCCTCCAGAGTGGCCCGTTCCCGCTCCAGCCGGTCCCGGTGACCCACTCGGGACGCGGCCCTGACCGCGGCCTCCCGCTGGGCCGCCGTACGGCGCTCGTGCTCCTGCTCGGCCTGGCGCAGCTCCTCGCGCGCGGGGTGCAGCGCGGAGGCGTCCCGACGGGCCTGCGCATGGCCGAGGTCCAGCTCCCGCGCCTCGGCGGCGAGCCGGTCCGCCGGGGTGTCGCCCGCCTCGGCGCGAGCGGCGGCCAGCGCCTCCCGTACGCCGCCGAGGGCGCGCTCGTCCGCCGCGTGCCGCTCCTCGGCCCGCTGGTAGGCGGCGAGGGCCCGTTCCTCGGCCTCGCGGTCGACGTGCCCGGCGATCTTGCGGGCGGGGGCGGGGTGTTCGGTCGCGCCGCAGACCGCGCAGGGGCGGCCGTCGGCGAGGGTGGCGGCCAGTTCGGCGGCGATGCCGTTCAGACGCTGTTCCTTGAGGTCGAGCCAGTGGGCGCGGGCCTCCTGCGCCTGCTCGCCGGAGGCGAGGGCCTTGCGCCGGGCGCCTTCGGCTTCCAGGTCCAGCCGGTCGCGCGAGCGGGCCGCGTCGAGGCGTCGCTGGGCGGGCTCGCGCCGGACGTCGAGCTGTTCGGCGCGGGCGGCTGCCTCCTGGGCGGACTCGATGCGGGCCTGGAGCCTCGCGCGGGTCGTGTCCCACTCGGCGAGCCAGCCCTCGGTCTCGGCCAGGACGTCGTCGTCCTCGCGCTCCTGCCGGTCCAGGTCGGCGCGCTCGGCGACCAGGTCGGCCAGTCGCCGTTCACCGCGCCGGGCCGACTCCAGACCGCCCAGCTCCTCGGCGGCCCGGCGTGCGGCGGCGGCGAGCCCGGCGGCCCCGGCCTCCGCGAACCGCTCCGGCAGCTGCCCACGCGCGCGTGCCTCGGCCGCCGACGCCCCGCGGTGCTCGGCGTCGGCGGCCTCGCGCAGCTCCAGCGCCGGCGCCACCGTCTCCGCCTTGCGCGCCCGCTCCGCCCGCGCCTGGGCCTCCCGGTGCGCCCCGGCCCGCTCTTCCAGCCGAGCGGCCCGCTCCCGCGCCTCGGCGAACCGCCTCTGCAACCGCGCCCGTTCCCGTACGTCGGCCAGGGTGCGCTCGGCGGCGGCCTGCGCGGACTCGGCGGCGAGGCGGCCGCGGTCGGCGATCGTCAGCAGCTCACGGGCGGTGCTGCGGGCGACGGCGGCCGCGTCCAGCACCGCCTCGGCGAGACCTGGCTCGCCCGGGGCCAGCTCGGGCAGCTCCATGGCGTCGCCGGCGGCCTGCTGCATCCGGTGGGCGTCGGCGAGCAGCGCAGCGTCGCCCTCACGCACGCGTGCCTCCGCCGTACGGCGTCGTTCGGCGAGCCGTTTCTCGACCTCGGCGAAGCGGTGGGTGTCGAAGAGGCGGCCCAGCAGTCGGCCGCGGGCCTCGGCGTCGGCGCGCAGGAACCGCGCGAAGTCGCCCTGGGGCAGGAGCACGACCTGGCAGAACTGCTCGCGGCTCATGCCGAGCAGCTGGGTGATCTCCTCGCCGATCTCCTGGTGGGACCGGCTGAGGTCCTTCCAGGCCCCGGCGACGGAGTCGTACTCGCGCAGCCGGCTCTGGGCCTTGTCGACCGTCGTGCCCGCGCGGCGGCCCTTCTTCGGGCGCTCCCAGGGCGGCTGCCGGGTGACCTCGAGGCGGCGTCCCGCGACGGTCAGTTCGAGGGTGACCTCGGTGCGGGCGCCGGGGGCGGCGTGGTCGCTGCGCAGGGTGAGGCCCTGGCCGCTCTGCCGGGCGCCCGGGACGGAGCCGTACAGCGCGTAGCAGACGGCGTCCAGGACGGAGGTCTTGCCCGCGCCCGTCGGGCCGTGCAGGAGGAAGAGTCCGGCGGCGGACAGGTCGTCGAAGTCGACGCTCTGGGAGCCGCCGAAGGGGCCGAAGGCCGTCAGGTCGAGCCGGTGCAGCCTCACCGCGCCACCTCGCGCACCACGTCGTCCGCGCGGACCGCGTCAAAGGCGTCCCGCAGGACGCCCTGCTCCCGCTCGTCGGGCCCGGCCCCGCGCACATGGGCCACGAAGTCCTCGGCGATCTCCTGGTCGCTGCGGCCGGCGAGCCGGCGGGCGTAGGACACGTCGGGGCCGTCGGGCCCCCGCTCGGGGGCGAAGACGAGGCTGAGGGTGTGCGGGAAGCGCTCGGCGAGCCGGGCCATGGGGTCGGCGGGGCGGACGGCGTCGGTGAGCGTCGCCTCGACCCACGCCTCCTCGTGCCGTGCCAGAGCGGGATCGGCGAGCAGCTCCTCCAGCGTGCCCCGCACGCGCGCCAGCGCACGCGGCACCGGGCAGTCGATCCGCTCGGCGGCGACGGAGCCGTCGGCGTCGAGGTCGACGAGCCACATGGTCTTGCGGTGCTCGGCCTCCGAGAAGGAGTACGGCAGCGGGGAGCCGGAGTAGCGCACGCGCTCGGTGAGGGTCTGGCTGCCGTGCAGGTGCCCGAGCGCCACATAGTCGACGCCGTCGAACACACCGGCGGGCACGGAGGCGACCCCGCCGACGGTGATGTCCCGCTCGCTGTCGCTGGGCTCGCCGCCGGTGACGAAGGCATGGGCGAGGACGACGGACCGGGTCCGCCCGATCCCCTGCCGTCCACGCGCGCGTGCGGCGAGGTCGGCGCGGACACGGTCCATGGCGGCCGCGAGCACGGCTTCGTGGCTGGCCTTCTCCACGCCGAACTCGTCCTTCACCAGGGCGGGCTCGAGATACGGCAGCCCGTAGAAGGCGACGTCCCCGAACGCGTCCTCGAGGACCACCGGGGTCCCGGCCGCGGTCGAATCCGTGCGCAGATGGATGCCCGCGCGCCCGATGAGCCCCGCGCCCACGCCGAGTCGGCGGGCCGAGTCGTGGTTCCCGGAGATCATCACCGTGGGCACGCCGAGGTCGGCGAGGCGGTGCAGGGCGTCGTCGAACAGTTCGACCGCGGCGAGCGGCGGCACCGCGCGGTCGTAGACGTCTCCCGACACGACCACCGCGTCGACCTCGCGCTCCCGCACGGTCGTGACGAGATGCCCGATGAACGCGGCCTGGGCGCCGAGCATGTTCACCCGGTGAAACGCCCGGCCCAGATGCCAGTCGGAAGTGTGCAGGAGCCTCATGATTCCCGAGACTAACGGCCAGGTCTGACATCACGGGCAGTCACTCCCCGGAACGCCGGCCCCTCCGCGTCCCTCTACGCATCCCCCTACGCGTCCCCGTACGCCTCTCCGCCCAGCTCGAAGCCCGCCGTCCCCGCCGTCGCGTCCGCCAGCCAGGTCCGGAAGGCGGCCACGTCGGCGTCCGGGAGGCCGATCTCGATCGTGACCGCCTCGCCGTAGCGGACGTCGCGCACCGCGCGGCCGGTCGCGCGGAGGTCGTTGTGGACCTTGCCGGCGCGCTGGTGGTCGACGGTGACCGTGGCCAGGCGGAAGCGGCGGCGGGTGAGGGTGCCGAGGGAGTCGAGGGCCTCGCCGACCGCGCCGCCGTAGGCGCGGATGAGGCCGCCCGCGCCGAGCTTGACGCCGCCGTAGTAGCGGGTGACGACGGCGACGACGTACCGCATGTCGCGGCGCAGCAGCATCTGGAGCATGGGCACGCCCGCGGTGCCGCCGGGTTCGCCGTCGTCGCTCGCCTTCTGGGTGGAGGCGTCGGCGCCGATGACGTACGCCCAGCAGTTGTGGGTGGCGTCGGCGTGCTCCTTGCGGACGGACGCGATGAAGTCCTGGGCCTCCTGCTCGGTGGCCGCCGGGGCGAGGGCGCACAGGAAGCGGGAGCGGTTGACCTCGGTCTCGTGCACGCCCGCGTGGGCGACGGTGCGGTACTCGTCCTGCATCCGGCCAGCCTAATCCAGGGTGTAGGCGGTTCGATCTGGTCCCCACAAGGGGCCGACGGGCGGCTTTCGACGGACGGCAGAGCACTCAAGTCCTACGCCGGCTCCGCCCCCATCACCCGCGCCTCCGGCAAGAAACGCTTCCTCGGCCGCCGCTTCGTCAAGAACAACCGGCTCATGCACGCGGGCTTCCTCTGGGCCTTCTCAGCCCTCCAGGCCTCGCCCGTTGCCAACGCCCACTACCGGCGCCGACGCGAGCACGGCGACTGGCACAACGCCGCCCAGCGCCACCTGCTCAACCGGTTCCTCGGACAACTCCATCACTGCCTGCAGACCCGGCAAGCGTTCGACGAACTGTGCGCCTTCGCACCACTCCCGTCACCCTCGACTGGCCGGGCAGCCTGACTGGATGACGGTCACAGGCGTCACTGGAGCACCTCATGACTCCGAGCAGCCGCCATCGCACTGCGGAGGGGGAACGCGGCGAGCAAAGCGACCAGGACGAGGAATCCGCTTGCCCACAGCGGACCACGGTTCCCAACGGGGCCCAGGGTGACCGCGGCGATGAGAGGGCCGACGGCGGCGCCGACGTTGAGTGCCGCAGTGGCATACGCCCCGGCCATGGTGGGGGCTCCAGCCGCCTCATAAAGCACCCTCGTGATCAACGTACTGCCCACCGCGAACGACAGCGCGCCCTGCACGAATGCGAGTGTGAGGAGAGCGATCTGGTTTTCAGCCAGCAGGGCCAGCGCGGGCCAGCCGATGAGGAGCAGTGGTCCACCGACGGCGATGACCAGACCGGGGCGCTGATCCGAGAGCCGTCCAGCCAGGGTGACACCGACGAACGAACCGGCGCCGAAGAGCACCAGCACGACTGAGATCCACGGCCTGGTCATTCCGGCACCGTCGGTCACGATGGGAGCCAGGAAGGTGAAGCTTCCGAAGGTTGCCGCGTTCACCAGCGCACCGAGCAGCATGACGAGGATCAGCCGCGGACTTCTGAGCTGCTCGATCTCTGACCGCAAGGCCGGTCCGTCGGCCTCGTCCGACTGCCCTGGGCGCGGGGCGATTCCCATGAGGACGCCGAGAGCAGCGGGCAGGCAGACGACGGCGACAGCCCAGAAAGTGGCCCGCCAGCCGAGCATCGTGCCGAGCAGGGATCCCCCGGGGACTCCGGCGATCGTTGCCACCGTCGTGCCGGACAGCAGGACGGCCAGCGCGCGTCCCTTCCGGCCGGGCGGAACCAGCTCGGCAGCGGTGGTCAGGGCAACGGCGAGGAACCCCGCATTCGCCACCGCGGCCACGACCCGGGTCACGAACAGGACCACGAAACTCGTGGTGATGGCACCCATGGCATGCGCTGCCGAGAACACGAGGACGAACCAAAGGAGGCTGCCCCGTGCTGGCCAGTTGCGGGCGAGCGCGCCCACGAGCGGGGCGCTGATGATCATCCCGATCGCGAAGGCCGAGGTGAGGGTGCCTGCCGTCCCGACAGAAACGTCGAGGTCGGAGGCGATGTCCGGCAGGAGCCCGGCGAGCATGAATTCCGAGGTGCCCATGGCGAAGACCACCAGGGCAAGCAGATACAGCGGGAGAGGCATTGAGAGGCTCCGAGACGAGGAGAAGCACGACAGGAAGACGTCTCGTCACCGCAGTCAGCGCCCACGGGCGCACGCATCCGGCCGCGGAACGCGGCGGGACAACAGGACTTCGAACTCAGTGGTTCAGGGGGCTGACGGCGTGACCGAAAGCCCCCACCTTGGCTGCCTCAGGGCTCGACATGACCCGCACGCTACCCGACCGATCCCCTGTGAGGCACACCGGTTTCGCACACGCGTTGATCCCTTGCACCCACGCCACGTCCCCCACGGCTTGACTTCTTCACCCCCTGAGATGTCTATGCGCAGTTCCTGCGGTCGCCCGGGTCGGAGGTGCGGGCGACGATGTGCGGGGTAGCGGAACAGCGGGAAAGCAGGGCATCGGGATAACTGACGGCGGTACGCGGGCGATCGCAGGGAGCGCACACCATGACCGGCATCCGGGCGGCGAAGGACACCGGCGCGAGCGGGCGGCCCGGTGCGTCGGCCGCCCGGTGGCGTGCCTGGTTCCTGGAGGGGCTGAGCGAGCAGACCGCCCGTCACCCCGGACCGCACGCGGCGCCGCCCGCCGAGCAGGAGGGCCGGCGCTGGTGGCGGGTGATGTGTCTGACCGGCGTCGACTACTTCTCCACGCTCGGCTACCAGCCGGGCATCGCCGCCCTCGCGGCCGGTCTGCTGTCGCCGCTCGCCACGCTGGTGCTGATCGGGCTGACGCTGCTGGGCGCGCTGCCGGTGTACCGGAGGGTGGCGCACGAGAGCCCGCACGGCGAGGGGTCGATCGCGATGCTGGAACGGCTGCTGCCGTGGTGGTCGGGGAAGATCCTGGTGCTGGTGCTGCTGGGGTTCGCGGCCACCGACTTCATGATCACGATCACTCTGTCGGCCGCGGACGCCGCCGCGCACGTCGTGGAGAACCCGTTCGCCCCGCACTGGATGACCTCCGGCAACGAGTGGATCACGCTGACGCTGGTCGGCGCGCTGGGCGCGGTGTTCCTCAAGGGCTTCCGGGAGGCCATCGGCATCGCGGTGGTGCTGGTGGCCGCGTATCTCGCGCTCAATCTCGTCGTGCTCGCCGTCTCCGCCCAGGAGATCCTCTCCCACCCCGTGCGGATCGAGGACTGGACCGACGCGCTGACGGCCGAGCACTCCTCGCCGCTGGCGATGCTGGGCGTGGCCCTGCTGGTCTTCCCGAAGCTGGCGCTCGGCATGTCCGGCTTCGAGACGGGGGTGGCGGTGATGCCGCAGATCAAGGGCGATCCGACGGACACGTACGCGGAGCCGCGGGGGCGGATCAGGGACACCCGCAAGCTGCTCACCACGGCCGCGCTGGTCATGAGCGGCTTTCTGCTGCTGTCCAGTCTGGCGACGACGATCCTGATCCCGCAGGACGACTTCAAGGCCGGCGGTCCGGCGAACGGCCGGGCGCTGGCCTATCTCGCGCACGAGCACCTGGGTCAGGTATTCGGCACGGTGTACGACGTGTCGACGATCGCGATCCTGTGGTTCGCGGGCGCCTCCGCCCTGGCCGGCCTGCTGAACCTCGTCCCGCGCTACCTCCCCCGCTACGGCATGGCGCCCGAGTGGACGCGCGCGGTGCGGCCCCTGGTGCTGGTGTTCATGGTGGCGGCCGTCCTCATCACCCTGTGGTTCGACGCGAACGTCGACGCGCAGAGCGGCGCGTACGCGACGGGCGTGCTGGTGCTGATGCTGTCGGCGGCCTTCGCCTCCACCGTCGCCGTGCACCGGCACGGGCACCGCCGGGCCACGCTCGGCTTCGGCACGATCACCGCCGTCTTCGCCTACACGCTGGTCGCGAACGTCATCGAGCGGCCGGACGGCATCAAGATCGCGGCGATCTTCATCTTCGCGATCCTGGTCACCTCGTTCGGCTCACGGGTGCGGCGCGCCTTCGAACTGCGGGCCGCCGAGGTCACGTTCGACGACACGGCGGCCCGGTTCGTCGCCGAGGCCGCGCGCCTCGGGCCGGTGCAGTGCATCGCCAACGAGCCGCATGAGCACAGCAGGCGTGCCTACCGGGCCAAGGAGTGGGAGCAGCGCGAGCACACGCCGATTCCGGGCGGCGGTCCGGTGCTGTTCCTGGAGGTGTTCGTGCGGGACTCCTCGGACTTCACGGCGGACGTCGCCGTGCGCGGCGACGAGAAGCACGGGGTGCGCCGGCTGCGGGTCTCCGGGCCGACGGTGCCCAACAGCATCGCCGCGGTGCTGCTGGCGGTGCGCGACCGTACGGGCCAGGTCCCGCACGCCTACTTCAGCTGGACCGAGGGCAACCCGTTCAGTCACCTCGTGCGCTTCCTGGTGTTCGGCGACGGGGAGGTCGCGCCGGTCACCCGTGAGGTCCTGCGCCGCGCGGAGCCGGAGC
This window of the Streptomyces sp. NBC_01275 genome carries:
- a CDS encoding SMC family ATPase, whose protein sequence is MRLHRLDLTAFGPFGGSQSVDFDDLSAAGLFLLHGPTGAGKTSVLDAVCYALYGSVPGARQSGQGLTLRSDHAAPGARTEVTLELTVAGRRLEVTRQPPWERPKKGRRAGTTVDKAQSRLREYDSVAGAWKDLSRSHQEIGEEITQLLGMSREQFCQVVLLPQGDFARFLRADAEARGRLLGRLFDTHRFAEVEKRLAERRRTAEARVREGDAALLADAHRMQQAAGDAMELPELAPGEPGLAEAVLDAAAVARSTARELLTIADRGRLAAESAQAAAERTLADVRERARLQRRFAEARERAARLEERAGAHREAQARAERARKAETVAPALELREAADAEHRGASAAEARARGQLPERFAEAGAAGLAAAARRAAEELGGLESARRGERRLADLVAERADLDRQEREDDDVLAETEGWLAEWDTTRARLQARIESAQEAAARAEQLDVRREPAQRRLDAARSRDRLDLEAEGARRKALASGEQAQEARAHWLDLKEQRLNGIAAELAATLADGRPCAVCGATEHPAPARKIAGHVDREAEERALAAYQRAEERHAADERALGGVREALAAARAEAGDTPADRLAAEARELDLGHAQARRDASALHPAREELRQAEQEHERRTAAQREAAVRAASRVGHRDRLERERATLEDELAQARGTAASVAARVSRLERQTALLTDAADTARVTEESAERLKAADGRLDEAAFRAGFDTPQAAADALLDDTAHRELQRRLDAWQSEEAAVRAVLAEPDTVAAARQPPADLAAAEASATTAAARLRAAASARDAAAGRCTELDRLSAHASDGVRRLAPLRDEYDRVARLAGLTAGTSADNERKMRLEAYVLAARLEQVAAAATARLQRMSSGRYTLVHSDDRAGRGRSGLGLHVVDAWTGRERDTATLSGGETFFASLALALGLADVVTDEAGGVRLDTLFIDEGFGSLDDQTLDEVLDVLDSLRERDRSVGIVSHVADLRRRIHAQLEVVKGRSGSTVRQRGR
- a CDS encoding exonuclease SbcCD subunit D, encoding MRLLHTSDWHLGRAFHRVNMLGAQAAFIGHLVTTVREREVDAVVVSGDVYDRAVPPLAAVELFDDALHRLADLGVPTVMISGNHDSARRLGVGAGLIGRAGIHLRTDSTAAGTPVVLEDAFGDVAFYGLPYLEPALVKDEFGVEKASHEAVLAAAMDRVRADLAARARGRQGIGRTRSVVLAHAFVTGGEPSDSERDITVGGVASVPAGVFDGVDYVALGHLHGSQTLTERVRYSGSPLPYSFSEAEHRKTMWLVDLDADGSVAAERIDCPVPRALARVRGTLEELLADPALARHEEAWVEATLTDAVRPADPMARLAERFPHTLSLVFAPERGPDGPDVSYARRLAGRSDQEIAEDFVAHVRGAGPDEREQGVLRDAFDAVRADDVVREVAR
- a CDS encoding YigZ family protein, which codes for MQDEYRTVAHAGVHETEVNRSRFLCALAPAATEQEAQDFIASVRKEHADATHNCWAYVIGADASTQKASDDGEPGGTAGVPMLQMLLRRDMRYVVAVVTRYYGGVKLGAGGLIRAYGGAVGEALDSLGTLTRRRFRLATVTVDHQRAGKVHNDLRATGRAVRDVRYGEAVTIEIGLPDADVAAFRTWLADATAGTAGFELGGEAYGDA
- a CDS encoding Cmx/CmrA family chloramphenicol efflux MFS transporter encodes the protein MPLPLYLLALVVFAMGTSEFMLAGLLPDIASDLDVSVGTAGTLTSAFAIGMIISAPLVGALARNWPARGSLLWFVLVFSAAHAMGAITTSFVVLFVTRVVAAVANAGFLAVALTTAAELVPPGRKGRALAVLLSGTTVATIAGVPGGSLLGTMLGWRATFWAVAVVCLPAALGVLMGIAPRPGQSDEADGPALRSEIEQLRSPRLILVMLLGALVNAATFGSFTFLAPIVTDGAGMTRPWISVVLVLFGAGSFVGVTLAGRLSDQRPGLVIAVGGPLLLIGWPALALLAENQIALLTLAFVQGALSFAVGSTLITRVLYEAAGAPTMAGAYATAALNVGAAVGPLIAAVTLGPVGNRGPLWASGFLVLVALLAAFPLRSAMAAARSHEVLQ
- a CDS encoding amino acid transporter — encoded protein: MTGIRAAKDTGASGRPGASAARWRAWFLEGLSEQTARHPGPHAAPPAEQEGRRWWRVMCLTGVDYFSTLGYQPGIAALAAGLLSPLATLVLIGLTLLGALPVYRRVAHESPHGEGSIAMLERLLPWWSGKILVLVLLGFAATDFMITITLSAADAAAHVVENPFAPHWMTSGNEWITLTLVGALGAVFLKGFREAIGIAVVLVAAYLALNLVVLAVSAQEILSHPVRIEDWTDALTAEHSSPLAMLGVALLVFPKLALGMSGFETGVAVMPQIKGDPTDTYAEPRGRIRDTRKLLTTAALVMSGFLLLSSLATTILIPQDDFKAGGPANGRALAYLAHEHLGQVFGTVYDVSTIAILWFAGASALAGLLNLVPRYLPRYGMAPEWTRAVRPLVLVFMVAAVLITLWFDANVDAQSGAYATGVLVLMLSAAFASTVAVHRHGHRRATLGFGTITAVFAYTLVANVIERPDGIKIAAIFIFAILVTSFGSRVRRAFELRAAEVTFDDTAARFVAEAARLGPVQCIANEPHEHSRRAYRAKEWEQREHTPIPGGGPVLFLEVFVRDSSDFTADVAVRGDEKHGVRRLRVSGPTVPNSIAAVLLAVRDRTGQVPHAYFSWTEGNPFSHLVRFLVFGDGEVAPVTREVLRRAEPEPRRRPWVHVG